Genomic DNA from Coffea arabica cultivar ET-39 chromosome 7e, Coffea Arabica ET-39 HiFi, whole genome shotgun sequence:
ATATTTTCCACCTCTTCCAGGTGCTTCAATCACTTGAACCCCATCAATGTAAACCGTCACTTTGCTAGCATCTGCATCGTGAATTACATTGAGACGAAACCACCTATCATAGATGTTTGAAACTAGGACAGGAGCTCTATAGTATGAAAGGGTTCCATTGAAAAGTCTGAGCATTAGAGTTGTGGCATGAGGGCTTGCTCCAAAGACTTGCATGATGCAAACACCAGAAGTTCCATTGGGAACAAATCCATATCCTTCAAATTGCCAAATCCCCGAAGAGTAATTATAACCCTGAGAAGCAAATTAGCACAAAAATTAACATGTCACATGCTGTATTTCACATGTAGCAAAAGGATTTTTCCCGTCCATACATGCAATTCAATTTGTGCttaaatatatattttgttgATCTAATTTCATACGTATTTGTAAAACTTGGCACACTTGTTTCTAAGTATCATCTGTTACCCCATAGACTATGCTATGAAAAAATGTgctaaaattcaaaacaaaaaaagggcaATTATGAAATAGTTACTCTAACACTACTAATATTGTTTTGCTAATTGATCTATATCTAGTAACTTAAGGTATGGGAACTGAAGTGTAAAAACTGGAAAAGAATTGGAAGAGATAAAGAGATTAATAGTGATTTACTTGGATTATAATTTCTGTACGAGAATTTGTAGGACTATTCTTAGCTAAAGGCTTGTCAGTGGAGTAGACCCAGAGCTTGTGAATTCCATCAATGAAGCTGTATCGTTGGTCTACAGGGATATCATATGGCTTCTGGATGTGATAAAAGGATGTATTAAATGGGAGTTCAACAAATCCATCTGTTGGATCAGTTGGCTCTCCAATAGCAAGCTGAGTACTTGCTAGAACGACGACTAAGAGGGAACAGATATTGTGGTAAAAGCTACTACCCATCTCTCTACCTTGAG
This window encodes:
- the LOC113700592 gene encoding citrate-binding protein-like, giving the protein MGSSFYHNICSLLVVVLASTQLAIGEPTDPTDGFVELPFNTSFYHIQKPYDIPVDQRYSFIDGIHKLWVYSTDKPLAKNSPTNSRTEIIIQGYNYSSGIWQFEGYGFVPNGTSGVCIMQVFGASPHATTLMLRLFNGTLSYYRAPVLVSNIYDRWFRLNVIHDADASKVTVYIDGVQVIEAPGRGGKYHYFKCGVYSQPDASYYMESRWKGIKILKKM